A region of the Cucurbita pepo subsp. pepo cultivar mu-cu-16 chromosome LG14, ASM280686v2, whole genome shotgun sequence genome:
CAAGATGCGAGCTCAAAATCACCGGTTTCCATACCGGTTTCCCCCAAGATGTGCCTGCCGCCGATCCTCACGCCGGTGCTAACACCGCTTCCACCTTCGTCGGCACTCTTACACCAGGCACGCCCGGCCCTGGTGGCTACCCATTGAGGCCTTCTTCAAGAAAGTTCCCATTAAGAGACGGATTCGGAAGCTCTCATAAATCTGGCGGCGGCGCTGGCGGCGGCGGAGTGAGGAACAGAGTCTCTTTGAAAACAGAGGATATTGGGAATGGGTCTTGTTCGACGGTTACTTGCCATAAATGTGGCGAGCAGTTCAACAAATGGGATTCTGCTGAAGCACATCATCTTTCAAATCATGCTGGTATGCAACCAAAATTCTTAATTCAATTTTCTGggtatttgttttaaatctaaaaCTCATGAAATTTGCAGTAACAGAGCTTGTGGAAGGAGATTCATCAAGGAAAATCGTGGAGATAATATGCAGAACAAGCTGGTTAAAATCAGAGAATCAAAGTGGTAGAATAGAAAGAGTGGTGAAAGTCCACAATATGCAACGAACACTAGCCCGATTCGAGGAGTATCGTGAGACAGTCAAAATGAAAGCCAGCAAGCTCCCAAAGAAGCACCCACGGTGCATTGCAGACGGGAACGAGCTGCTGCGATTCTACGGCACGACTGTCGCGTGCTCGCTTGGCCTCAATGGCTCCTCCAGCCTCTGCATATCGGAGAAATGCTGCGTGTGCAGAATCATACGTAATGGGTTCTCAGCAAAGACAGAGATGAAAGAAGGGATAGGCGTGTTCACAACTTCTACGAGCGCAAGAGCATTCAACTCGATCGAGATGTCGGGACGGGACGAGGCGATAACGAGGAAGGCGATGATTGTATGCAGGGTGATTGCAGGGAGAGTTCATAGGCCATTGGAGAACATACAAGAAATGGCTGGACAAACGGGGTT
Encoded here:
- the LOC111810069 gene encoding uncharacterized protein LOC111810069 gives rise to the protein MPTVWVSLKKSLYCKSDPSEVHDPKTRKNLGSILTRKTGGGGRSGCSRSIANLKDVIHGGTSKRHFDKPPSCSPRSIGSSDFLNPITHQVILNNSRCELKITGFHTGFPQDVPAADPHAGANTASTFVGTLTPGTPGPGGYPLRPSSRKFPLRDGFGSSHKSGGGAGGGGVRNRVSLKTEDIGNGSCSTVTCHKCGEQFNKWDSAEAHHLSNHAVTELVEGDSSRKIVEIICRTSWLKSENQSGRIERVVKVHNMQRTLARFEEYRETVKMKASKLPKKHPRCIADGNELLRFYGTTVACSLGLNGSSSLCISEKCCVCRIIRNGFSAKTEMKEGIGVFTTSTSARAFNSIEMSGRDEAITRKAMIVCRVIAGRVHRPLENIQEMAGQTGFDSLAGKVGLHSNIEELYLLNPRALLPCFVVICKA